A genomic stretch from Malus domestica chromosome 15, GDT2T_hap1 includes:
- the LOC139191739 gene encoding uncharacterized protein has product MANLAKLEYVALDITGKNYLTWVLDTKIHLEAGNLGDTIREESCSSSQDRAKAMIFIRRHLDEVLKSEYLTVEDPLALLEALRSRYNHQITVILPKARYEWSHLRIQDFKSVAEYNSALFRITSQMKLCGDTITEEMLLEKTYNTFHANNVLLQRQYRARGYTEYNQLISVLLVAEQNNELLMKNHNS; this is encoded by the coding sequence atggcgaacTTGGCAAAACTTGAATATGTTGCCCTGGACATTACcgggaagaattaccttacctgggtacttgataccaagatccatctggaagcagggaatcttggagataccatcaggGAAGAAAGCTgctcatcctctcaagatcgggcgaaggccatgatctttattcgcCGCCATCTTGATGAGGTACTAAAAAGtgagtacttaacggttgaagatccatTAGCTCTCTTGGAGGCCTTGAGaagcagatacaatcaccagataACAGTGATTCTTCCAAAAGCTCGCTATGAGTGGTCTCACCTGAGAATTCAGGATTTCAAATCAGTAGCGGAGTACAATTCTGCGTTGTTCAGgattacctctcagatgaagctcTGTGGGGATACCATTACTGAGGAAATGTTGCTAGAAAAGACTTACAACACATTTCATGCCAATAACGTGCTCCTGCAGCGGCAGTATAGAGCGCGAGGCTacactgaatacaaccagctgatatctgtgctcctggtagctgaacagaacaatgagctcctgatgaaaaaccataattcctGA
- the LOC114821584 gene encoding beta-galactosidase 15-like, with translation MAFSNSFSFAFCFCFSVILLSFYANATDVSHDGRAITIDGKRRLLLSGSIHYPRSTPQMWPDLIKKSKEGGLDTIETYVFWNVHEPVRRQYDFTGNLDLVRFLKTVQDEGLYAVLRIGPYVCAEWNYGGLPVWLHNLPGCEIRTANDVYMNEMKNFTTLIVDMMKKEKLFASQGGPIIIAQIENEYGNVQSYYGDAGKAYMNWCANFAESLDIGVPWIMCQQSDAPQPMMNTCNGWYCDSFTPNNENSPKMWTENWTGWFKSWGGKDPLRTAEDLAFSVARFFQLGGTFQNYYMYHGGTNFGRTAAAYVTTTYDYDAPLDEYGNLNQPKWGHLKELHQILKSMEYTLTHGNVTTTNFDNSVSATVYATNESSSCFLGNANSTTDATITFQGNTYTIPAWSVSILPDCKTEGYNTAKVNTQTTVKVKVGNKAEDEPESLAWSWRPETIDDTRVLAKGEITANQLLDQKVAGDDASDYLWYMTSVHLKKDDPIWSKNMTLRVNGTGFILHAYVNGEYVGSQWAQYNVYNYVFEKSVKLHPGKNIISLLSATVGFPNYGGGFEEIKTGISGPVVLVGQNGDEIVIKDLSAHKWSYKVGLHGLKNKLFSTDSRYATKWSTENLPINRMLTWYKATFKAPLGTDPVVVDLQGLGKGHAWINGHSIGRYWPSYLSYDTDCSLDACDYRGTYDNNKCSFNCGNPTQRWYHVPRSFMEDGENAIVLFEEFGGNPSLVNFQTIQVGTVCAHAYEKHTVELACEGRPISAIKFASFGNSQGTCGSFEKGSCDSGRALSILKKECVGKEKCLINVSESKFGLTNCGDAVKRLAVEAVC, from the exons ATGGCTTTTTCCAACTCTTTTAGTTTTGcgttttgtttctgtttttctgTGATCCTTTTAAGCTTTTATGCTAATGCTACTGATGTTTCTCATGATGGGAGAGCCATCACAATCGATGGTAAAAGGCGACTGTTGCTTTCGGGTTCAATCCACTATCCTCGAAGCACACCACAA ATGTGGCCAGACTTGATTAAGAAGTCCAAGGAGGGTGGACTAGACACAATTGAGACTTATGTCTTCTGGAATGTGCATGAGCCAGTTCGTCGTCAGTATGATTTTACTGGGAATCTTGACCTTGTTAGATTTCTCAAAACAGTTCAAGATGAAGGACTTTATGCTGTTCTTCGAATTGGTCCATATGTTTGTGCCGAATGGAATTATGG AGGACTTCCCGTTTGGCTGCACAACTTGCCTGGCTGTGAGATCCGAACCGCAAATGATGTCTACATG AATGAGATGAAGAATTTTACCACATTGATTGTTGATatgatgaaaaaagaaaagcttTTTGCATCTCAAGGTGGCCCAATTATTATTGCTCAG ATTGAAAATGAATACGGAAATGTGCAATCATACTATGGAGATGCTGGTAAAGCATATATGAACTGGTGTGCAAATTTTGCCGAATCTCTCGACATTGGAGTTCCATGGATTATGTGCCAACAAAGTGATGCTCCTCAACCAATG ATGAACACATGCAATGGTTGGTACTGTGATTCATTTACTCCAAATAATGAGAACAGTCCCAAGATGTGGACCGAAAATTGGACTGGATG GTTTAAGAGTTGGGGAGGCAAAGATCCGCTTAGGACTGCTGAGGATCTTGCTTTCTCTGTTGCAAGATTTTTCCAGCTTGGAGGCACATTTCAGAACTACTACATG tatCATGGTGGAACAAACTTTGGCCGAACAGCAGCTGCGTACGTCACTACTACTTATGATTACGATGCTCCTCTCGACGAATATG GCAACTTGAACCAACCAAAATGGGGGCATTTGAAAGAACTCCatcagattttgaaatccatggaGTATACTCTCACACATGGGAATGTTACAACCACAAATTTTGACAATTCTGTTTCA GCCACTGTgtatgcaacaaatgagtcatcAAGCTGCTTTTTGGGCAATGCAAATAGCACCACTGATGCTACAATCACTTTTCAAGGGAATACATACACCATTCCTGCTTGGTCTGTTAGTATTCTTCCTGATTGCAAAACAGAAGGATATAACACTGCAAAG GTCAACACACAAACAACAGTTAAGGTGAAGGTAGGGAACAAGGCTGAAGATGAACCCGAATCACTTGCTTGGTCGTGGAGGCCCGAGACCATTGATGACACCAGAGTCCTTGCAAAGGGAGAAATTACTGCAAATCAACTTTTGGATCAAAAGGTTGCTGGAGATGATGCTAGTGATTATCTTTGGTACATGACAAG TGTTCATCTCAAGAAAGATGATCCAATTTGGAGTAAGAACATGACTCTAAGGGTCAATGGCACTGGTTTCATTCTTCATGCATATGTTAATGGAGAATATGTTG GTTCTCAATGGGCTCAATACAACGTCTACAACTATGTATTTGAGAAGAGTGTCAAGTTGCATCCTGGAAAGAACATTATTTCATTGTTGAGTGCTACCGTTGGATTTCCG AATTACGGAGGTGGATTTGAAGAGATCAAAACTGGAATTTCTGGTCCAGTTGTACTGGTGGGACAAAATGGTGATGAGATTGTGATCAAGGATCTATCAGCACACAAATGGTCGTACAAGGTTGGACTTCATGGTTTGAAAAACAAGCTTTTTAGCACCGATTCTCGTTACGCTACTAAGTGGTCAACGGAAAACTTACCCATTAACCGGATGCTGACATGGTACAAG GCAACTTTCAAAGCTCCTCTTGGAACTGATCCAGTTGTGGTGGACTTACAAGGTTTGGGAAAGGGTCACGCTTGGATCAATGGCCATAGTATTGGCCGGTATTGGCCGAGTTATTTGTCATATGATACTGATTGTAGTCTCGATGCTTGTGACTACCGTGGTACATATGACAACAACAAGTGTTCCTTCAATTGTGGCAATCCTACCCAAAGATG GTACCACGTTCCTCGATCATTTATGGAAGATGGAGAAAATGCAATTGTGTTGTTTGAGGAGTTTGGTGGCAATCCATCTCTTGTGAATTTCCAAACCATCCAAGTTGGAACCGTCTGTGCCCATGCATACGAGAAGCACACAGTGGAATTGGCATGCGAAGGTCGTCCCATTTCTGCAATCAAGTTCGCTAGCTTTGGTAATTCCCAAGGAACCTGTGGATCATTTGAGAAAGGCAGCTGTGATTCTGGACGTGCATTGTCGATCCTTAAAAAG GAATGCGTGGGCAAGGAGAAGTGCTTGATCAATGTTTCTGAGAGCAAATTTGGCTTGACAAACTGCGGTGATGCCGTGAAGAGGCTGGCTGTGGAAGCTGTTTGCTAA
- the LOC103400914 gene encoding ethylene-responsive transcription factor ERF017 — protein MVKQTIGKPSERNDIKYKGVRKRKWGKWVSEIRLPNSRERIWLGSYDAPEKAARAFDAALFCLRGHTAKFNFPDNPPEISGGRSLSAAQIQTEAARFANSELPRSHQSMSEFQAESQSMSELQAESQSMSELQAESQSMSELQAESRSPSVSEGSGTVFVESEFLVTPNDSFSDPFSTFGSGNYATEYGLFAGFDEMNYQFFSPAAAVPTPVVDYYAEENLDGQFFSPAQESFLWNF, from the coding sequence ATGGTGAAGCAGACGATTGGGAAGCCCTCCGAGCGAAACGACATCAAGTACAAGGGCGTCCGCAAGCGCAAGTGGGGCAAATGGGTGTCGGAAATCCGCCTCCCCAACAGCCGGGAGCGAATCTGGTTGGGATCCTACGACGCGCCCGAAAAGGCAGCGCGTGCCTTCGACGCGGCCCTCTTTTGCTTGCGCGGCCACACTGCCAAGTTTAATTTCCCCGACAACCCGCCTGAGATTTCGGGGGGAAGGTCCCTGAGCGCGGCCCAGATCCAGACAGAGGCGGCGAGGTTCGCGAATTCGGAGCTTCCGAGGAGCCACCAGTCGATGTCGGAGTTTCAGGCGGAGTCTCAGTCGATGTCGGAGTTGCAGGCGGAATCTCAGTCGATGTCGGAGTTGCAGGCGGAATCTCAGTCGATGTCGGAGTTGCAGGCGGAGTCCCGGTCTCCGTCCGTGTCGGAGGGGAGTGGGACCGTCTTCGTGGAAAGCGAATTTCTAGTGACTCCAAACGATTCGTTTTCGGACCCTTTTAGCACATTCGGGTCGGGTAATTACGCTACGGAGTACGGGTTGTTTGCGGGTTTTGATGAAATGAACTATCAGTTTTTCAGTCCAGCTGCGGCGGTGCCAACGCCGGTCGTTGATTACTACGCGGAAGAGAACTTGGACGGTCAGTTTTTCAGTCCGGCCCAGGAGTCTTTCCTCTGGAATTTCTAG